In Papio anubis isolate 15944 chromosome 20, Panubis1.0, whole genome shotgun sequence, a single window of DNA contains:
- the CCDC9 gene encoding coiled-coil domain-containing protein 9: protein MAATLDLKSKEEKDAELDKRIEALRRKNEALIRRYQEIEEDRKKAELEGVAVTAPRKGRSVEKENVAVESEKNLGPSRRSPGTHRPPGASKGGRTPPQQGGRAGMGRASRSWEGSPGEQPRGGGGGGRGRRGRGRGFPHLSGAGDTSISDRKSKEWEERRRQNIEKMNEEMEKIAEYERNQREGVLEPNPVRNFLDDPRRRSGPLEESERDRREDSRRHGRNWGGPDFERVRCGLEHERQGRRAGLGSAGDMTLSMTGRERSEYLRWKQEREKIDQERLQRHRKPTGQWRREWDAEKTDGMFKDGPVPAHEPSHRYDDQAWARPPKPPTFGEFLSQRKAEASSRRRRKSSRPQAKAAPRAYSDHDDRWETKEGAASPAPEAPQPTSPVETSTQLPKIPAPAHQPPEDKGEENEGEEDEEWEDISEDDEEEEEIEVEEGDEEEEPAQDHQAPEAAPTGSPCSEQAHGVPFSPEEPLPEPQAPGMPSSPFSPPSGHQSVSDWGEEVELNSPRTTHPAGALSPGEAWPFETA from the exons ATG GCAGCCACACTCGATTTGAAATCAAAGGAGGAGAAGGATGCTGAGTTGGACAAGAGGATCGAGGCTCTTCGGCGGAAGAATGAGGCCCTCATCCGGCGCTACCAG GAGATTGAGGAAGACCGTAAGAAAGCTGAACTTGAGGGAGTCGCGGTCACAGCTCCCCGAAAGGGCCGCTCAGTGGAGAAGGAGAACGTGGCAGTGGAGTCG GAGAAGAACCTGGGTCCTTCCCGGAGGTCTCCTGGGACCCATCGGCCCCCAGGGGCCAGCAAGGGGGGCCGGACTCCTCCACAGCAGGGAGGCCGGGCTGGCATGGGCCGAGCATCGCGCAGCTGGGAGGGCAGTCCTGGGGAGCAGCCtcgaggaggaggaggtgggggccGTGGCCGGAGGGGCCGGGGCCGGGGTTTCCCTCACCTCTCTGGAGCTGGAGACACCTCAATCTCTGACCGTAAATCTAAG GAGTGGGAGGAGCGGCGCAGACAGAACATTGAGAAGATGAACGAGGAGATGGAGAAGATCGCCGAGTACGAGCGCAACCAGCGG GAAGGGGTGCTCGAACCCAACCCGGTGCGGAACTTCCTGGATGATCCCCGGCGACGCAGCGGGCCCCTGGAGGAATCTGAGCGGGACCGCCGGGAGGACAGCCGCCGGCATGGCCGCAACTGGGGTGGCCCTGACTTTGAGCGGGTGCGCTGTGGCCTTGAGCACGAGCGGCAG GGCCGCCGAGCTGGCCTGGGCAGTGCTGGAGACATGACGTTGTCCATGACGGGCCGGGAGCGGTCGGAGTACCTGCGCTGGaagcaggagagggagaagatCGACCAGGAGCGGCTGCAGAGGCACCGCAAACCCACTGGCCAGTGGCGGCGCGAGTGGGACGCCGAGAAGACTGATGGGAT GTTCAAGGATGGCCCAGTCCCTGCCCATGAACCATCCCACCGCTATG ATGACCAGGCCTGGGCCCGGCCCCCGAAGCCCCCTACGTTTGGGGAGTTCCTGTCCCAGCGCAAAGCTGAGGCCAGCAGCCGCAGGAGGAGAAAGAGCAGTCGGCCTCAGGCCAAGGCAGCACCCCGGGCCTACAG TGACCATGATGACCGCTGGGAGACAAAAGAGGGGGCAGCATCCCCAGCCCCTGAGGCTCCACAGCCCACTTCCCCTGTGGAGACATCCACGCAG CTACCCAAGATCCCAGCTCCTGCCCACCAGCCTCCCGAAGACAAGGGGGAAGAGAACGAGGGGGAAGAGGATGAAGAATGGGAGGACATAAGTGAGGacgacgaggaggaggaggagatcgAGGTGGAAGAAGGTGATGAGGAGGAGGAACCAGCCCAAGACCACCAAGCCCCAGAGGCCGCCCCCACTGGGAGCCCCTGTAGTGAGCAGGCCCACGGAGTCCCCTTCAGTCCAGAGGAGCCCCTGCCGGAGCCCCAGGCCCCTGGCATGCCTTCCAGCCCTTTCTCACCACCCAGCGGCCACCAGTCCGTGTCCGATTGGGGTGAAGAGGTGGAGCTGAATTCTCCCCGGACCACCCACCCGGCTGGCGCCCTCTCTCCGGGTGAGGCCTGGCCTTTTGAGACTGCATGA
- the INAFM1 gene encoding putative transmembrane protein INAFM1, translating into MRGTSCVGGGAESPGGAGLSEGPRGRWLRLAPVCAYFLCVSLAAVLLAVYYGLIWVPTRSPAAPAGPQPSAPSPPCASRPGAPPVPAPAAASVSCLLGVPGGPRSQLQLPLSRRRRRRYSDPGRRLSHQTARETPQAAEGRGPG; encoded by the coding sequence ATGCGGGGGACCAGCTGCGTGGGCGGCGGCGCCGAGAGCCCCGGCGGCGCGGGGCTGAGCGAGGGCCCACGGGGGCGTTGGCTGCGCTTGGCCCCAGTCTGCGCCTACTTCCTCTGCGTCTCGCTGGCTGCCGTGCTGCTCGCTGTGTACTACGGTCTCATCTGGGTACCCACGCGGTCCCCCGCGGCGCCCGCCGGCCCGCAGCCCAGCGCGCCGTCCCCTCCGTGTGCCTCCCGCCCGGGCGCGCCGCCTGTCCCGGCGCCCGCCGCTGCCTCCGTCTCCTGCCTCCTGGGAGTCCCCGGCGGGCCCCGATCCCAGCTCCAGCTGCCTctgagccgccgccgccgccgccgctacAGCGACCCTGGCCGCCGCCTGAGCCACCAGACAGCCAGAGAGACGCCACAGGCCGCGGAGGGTCGAGGACCTGGGTAA